In Shinella sp. XGS7, a single genomic region encodes these proteins:
- a CDS encoding bifunctional diguanylate cyclase/phosphodiesterase, translating into MALFEHPFCSGEDEILVSASAGVVGGLLPAASLGDWLRHGSVALSEAKRLGRGQVVVFEPAMMERSTQRARLAMELRQALEREELRVHYQPVVTLAEGRMTGMEALLRWKHPERGWISPGVFIPVAEESDLILALGDWVLRRATRDVAERLAALPEDFELHVNVSVRQLIQSDFAHTLQGILRETGLPASRLTLEITESLLLVQDVATEEHLRQLRSLGVKIAIDDFGTGYSSLAYLQRLPFDCLKVDQSFVRNLSKSEQDAAIVTAVLRMAEGLGVSAVAEGVETEAEAQRLRELGCLRAQGYHYGKPQEIDAWLPPGMA; encoded by the coding sequence ATGGCCCTGTTCGAGCACCCCTTCTGTTCGGGCGAGGATGAAATCCTGGTCAGCGCCAGCGCCGGCGTGGTGGGGGGCCTGCTGCCCGCCGCCAGCCTGGGCGACTGGCTGCGCCACGGCAGCGTGGCCCTGAGCGAGGCCAAGCGCCTGGGCCGGGGCCAGGTGGTGGTGTTCGAGCCGGCCATGATGGAGCGCTCGACCCAGCGCGCCCGCCTGGCCATGGAGCTGCGCCAGGCCCTGGAGCGCGAGGAGCTGCGGGTGCACTACCAGCCGGTCGTGACCCTGGCCGAGGGCCGCATGACGGGCATGGAGGCCCTGCTGCGCTGGAAGCATCCCGAGCGCGGCTGGATCTCGCCGGGCGTCTTCATTCCCGTGGCCGAGGAATCGGACCTGATCCTGGCCCTGGGCGACTGGGTGCTGCGCCGCGCCACCCGCGATGTGGCCGAGCGCCTGGCCGCCCTGCCCGAAGACTTCGAGCTGCATGTCAATGTCTCGGTACGCCAGCTCATCCAGTCGGACTTCGCCCATACCCTGCAGGGCATCCTGCGCGAAACCGGCCTGCCGGCCTCGCGCCTGACCCTGGAGATCACCGAATCCCTGCTCCTGGTGCAGGACGTGGCCACCGAGGAGCATCTGCGCCAGCTGCGCAGCCTGGGTGTGAAGATCGCCATCGACGATTTCGGCACGGGCTATTCCTCGCTGGCCTATCTGCAACGCCTGCCCTTCGACTGCCTCAAGGTGGACCAGAGCTTTGTGCGCAATCTCTCCAAGTCGGAGCAGGATGCCGCCATCGTCACCGCCGTGCTGCGCATGGCCGAGGGCCTGGGCGTCAGCGCCGTGGCGGAAGGGGTGGAAACCGAGGCCGAGGCCCAGCGCCTGCGCGAGCTGGGCTGCCTGCGCGCCCAGGGCTATCACTATGGAAAACCCCAGGAAATTGACGCCTGGCTGCCGCCCGGCATGGCCTGA
- a CDS encoding cache domain-containing protein — protein MGRALRPSLRTAIAVPFVLLFIATVLLQALTQQRHLDQLIQQESARQLDSLAANTRNRLALFLDEPFRIQLSLADAIARHDLYRPGDMGPIWRYLRGVYGDLYRDERQISVLSFGGRQGDYAGLRRESGGFTLMLKDADTGGALRIYDRDTPGAVTAEFPGYDPRVRPWYAPAAQSGKPSWSSIYVNRDERAEVAISAIAPVRRNGDLLGVMAADVKLDGLNRFLRDEPLRGRGMIFITELDGRLVAHSEPGGVTGEGGRGDRPLLRDSAISLMRSAAPLVDAAPTESGSGFTLRHEGELYFGRVSPYSDTRGLDWRIVVLVPETELLGEIRSAQGRSMLLVSGIALLAIALGLWGIGRITRPILDTAAAANRLARGRWQDSPPGNIAEAATLRETALLVRAFNEMAERLQQSFGRMREQLIYDDLTRALTRRGLLEQTDWALPRPAALVLVGLDGFRAINNSLGHGTGDQLLQGIAERLRERLPGLRLARLGGDEFALLHMGLVAPLDPAGLGVKRQDVVS, from the coding sequence GTGGGTCGCGCCCTGAGACCTTCCCTGCGCACCGCCATTGCGGTGCCCTTTGTGCTCCTGTTCATCGCCACCGTCCTGCTGCAGGCCCTGACGCAGCAGCGCCATCTCGACCAGCTGATCCAGCAGGAGAGCGCGCGCCAGCTCGATTCGCTGGCCGCCAACACCCGCAACCGCCTGGCCCTGTTCCTGGACGAGCCCTTTCGCATCCAGCTCTCTCTGGCCGATGCGATTGCCCGCCACGATCTCTACCGCCCCGGCGATATGGGCCCGATCTGGCGCTATCTGCGCGGCGTCTATGGCGATCTGTACCGAGACGAGCGCCAGATCAGCGTGCTGAGCTTCGGCGGCCGCCAGGGCGACTACGCCGGCCTGCGCCGCGAATCCGGCGGCTTCACCCTGATGCTCAAGGACGCCGACACCGGCGGCGCCCTGCGCATCTACGACCGCGACACCCCCGGCGCCGTCACCGCCGAGTTCCCGGGCTACGACCCCCGGGTGCGCCCCTGGTACGCTCCGGCGGCGCAGAGCGGCAAACCCTCCTGGTCGTCCATCTATGTGAACCGGGACGAGCGCGCCGAGGTGGCCATCTCGGCCATCGCCCCGGTGCGCCGCAACGGGGACTTGCTGGGCGTCATGGCCGCCGACGTCAAGCTCGACGGCCTGAACCGCTTCCTGCGCGACGAGCCCCTGCGCGGGCGCGGCATGATCTTCATCACCGAGCTGGATGGCCGCCTGGTGGCCCACTCCGAGCCCGGCGGCGTGACCGGCGAGGGCGGGCGCGGCGACCGCCCGCTGCTGCGTGACAGCGCCATCTCCCTGATGCGCTCGGCCGCACCACTGGTGGACGCGGCCCCCACCGAAAGCGGCAGCGGCTTCACGCTGCGGCACGAAGGCGAGCTCTATTTCGGCCGGGTCAGCCCCTATTCCGACACCCGCGGCCTGGACTGGCGCATCGTGGTCCTGGTGCCCGAGACCGAGCTGCTGGGCGAGATCCGCAGCGCCCAGGGCCGCAGCATGCTGCTGGTCAGCGGCATTGCCCTGCTGGCCATCGCCCTGGGCCTGTGGGGCATAGGCCGCATCACCCGCCCCATCCTGGACACTGCCGCTGCCGCCAACCGCCTGGCCCGCGGCCGCTGGCAGGACAGCCCGCCGGGCAATATCGCCGAAGCCGCCACCCTGCGTGAAACCGCCCTGCTGGTGCGCGCCTTCAACGAGATGGCCGAGCGCCTGCAGCAGTCCTTCGGCCGCATGCGCGAGCAGCTGATCTACGACGACCTGACCCGCGCCCTCACCCGCCGCGGCCTGCTGGAACAGACCGACTGGGCCCTGCCCCGCCCCGCCGCCCTGGTGCTGGTGGGCCTGGACGGCTTCAGGGCCATCAACAACAGCCTGGGTCATGGCACCGGCGACCAGCTGCTGCAAGGCATTGCCGAGCGCCTGCGCGAGCGCCTGCCGGGTCTGCGCCTGGCCCGCCTGGGCGGGGACGAGTTCGCCCTGCTGCACATGGGCCTGGTCGCCCCCCTGGATCCTGCCGGCCTAGGTGTGAAGCGTCAAGACGTTGTTTCTTGA
- a CDS encoding ABC transporter substrate-binding protein, with amino-acid sequence MSADEPLSGRRRWLLRHLPLGLSLSGLGLRARAQALPRVTVLLEEFPPYALRGADGGPEGFAVDLTRELLARARVEAVFEFNSWPRVLQRAREQPQVLIPAIVRLPERETQFLWVAQISLRRGTLYRLRSRPDVQVRELADARRYLTGVIKGDVSERELVALGLQPGEHLDASADYTVLLRKFFAGRVQLVALNSLLMAATLQRHGYQAEDLEPVLRFSSSRPSIALSLGSDERLVRALRQAWESMRRDGSAAAISARHGMLLP; translated from the coding sequence GTGAGCGCTGATGAGCCGCTGTCTGGCCGCCGCCGCTGGCTGCTGCGGCACTTGCCCCTGGGCTTGTCGCTGAGCGGCCTGGGCCTGCGGGCGCGCGCCCAGGCCTTGCCGCGGGTGACGGTGTTGCTGGAGGAGTTTCCGCCCTATGCGCTGCGCGGGGCCGATGGTGGCCCCGAAGGCTTTGCCGTGGACCTGACGCGCGAGCTGCTGGCGCGGGCGCGGGTGGAGGCGGTGTTCGAGTTCAACTCCTGGCCGCGCGTGCTGCAGCGTGCGCGCGAGCAGCCCCAGGTGCTGATTCCCGCCATCGTGCGCCTGCCCGAGCGCGAGACGCAGTTCCTCTGGGTGGCCCAGATCAGCCTGCGCCGCGGCACGCTCTACCGTCTGCGCAGCCGCCCGGATGTGCAGGTGCGCGAGCTGGCCGATGCCCGGCGCTATCTCACCGGCGTGATCAAGGGCGATGTGTCCGAGCGCGAGCTGGTGGCCCTGGGCCTGCAGCCGGGCGAGCACCTGGATGCCAGCGCCGACTACACCGTGCTGCTGCGCAAGTTCTTCGCCGGGCGGGTGCAGCTGGTGGCGCTCAACAGCCTGCTGATGGCCGCCACCCTGCAGCGTCACGGCTACCAGGCCGAGGACCTGGAGCCGGTGCTGCGCTTTTCCAGCTCGCGCCCCTCCATCGCCCTGAGCCTGGGCAGCGATGAACGCCTGGTGCGGGCTCTGCGCCAGGCCTGGGAGAGCATGCGCCGGGACGGCAGCGCGGCCGCCATCTCGGCGCGGCACGGCATGCTGCTGCCGTAG
- a CDS encoding IS481 family transposase: MNSHKHARLTYARRVEMVRQMTAEGLSAPAAAAAQGVTAPTARKWLGRYLAGGEAALADASSRPTHSPRAIAPAKALLIVELRRRRMLQSSIARSVGVSAATVSRVLARAGLSKLSDLEPTEPVVRYEREAPGELLHIDTKKLGRIVRPSHRVTGNRRDSVDGAGWETLFVAIDDHARLAFTAMHPDEKKAQAVQFLKNAVAYYARMGVTVQRLLTDNGAAFRSREFRQACVELGIKHSFTKPYTPKTNGKAERFIQTALREWAYGWTYQSSAQRTAALAHWQHHYNCHRPHSGIGGVPPICRLSASRNNVLTLHT; encoded by the coding sequence ATGAACAGCCATAAGCATGCCCGACTTACCTACGCCCGCCGAGTCGAGATGGTCAGGCAGATGACCGCGGAAGGTCTCAGCGCCCCAGCAGCGGCTGCAGCGCAAGGCGTGACGGCCCCGACGGCCAGGAAGTGGCTCGGCCGCTATTTGGCCGGCGGTGAAGCCGCCTTGGCTGATGCCTCTTCGCGTCCCACGCACTCACCCAGAGCCATCGCTCCAGCCAAGGCGTTGCTCATCGTCGAGTTGCGCCGCCGCCGAATGCTGCAGTCCAGCATCGCCCGCAGCGTGGGCGTCTCGGCCGCCACTGTCAGCCGTGTGCTGGCTCGTGCTGGACTGTCCAAGCTCAGCGACCTGGAGCCGACTGAGCCCGTGGTGCGCTACGAGCGCGAGGCGCCGGGCGAGCTGCTGCACATCGACACCAAGAAGCTCGGGCGCATCGTGCGCCCGAGCCATCGCGTCACAGGTAATCGACGCGACTCGGTGGACGGTGCGGGCTGGGAGACGCTGTTCGTGGCCATTGACGATCACGCACGACTGGCCTTCACGGCCATGCATCCGGACGAGAAGAAAGCCCAGGCGGTGCAGTTCTTGAAGAATGCCGTGGCGTACTACGCCAGGATGGGCGTCACGGTCCAGCGGCTGCTCACCGACAACGGCGCGGCATTCCGCTCGCGAGAGTTCCGCCAGGCCTGCGTCGAACTCGGCATCAAGCACAGCTTCACGAAGCCCTACACGCCCAAAACCAACGGCAAGGCCGAGCGCTTCATCCAGACCGCGCTCCGTGAATGGGCCTACGGCTGGACGTACCAGAGCTCGGCTCAACGCACGGCGGCCCTGGCCCATTGGCAGCATCACTACAACTGCCACCGACCGCACAGCGGCATCGGCGGCGTCCCGCCTATCTGCAGACTAAGTGCCTCAAGAAACAACGTCTTGACGCTTCACACCTAG
- a CDS encoding nucleotidyltransferase family protein, with protein sequence MSWPDALLIQVLRDPARLGGLGLPDWDLLIRQARRSRLLAHLALRVQALGLTPPEPAAAHLRAALNVAESQHRAVLWENRFIAQALAGLQIPVLLLKGGAYAQAGLRAGQGRLLTDIDILVPLARIEDVESELIIHGWEGSEELTAHDQRYYREWMHEIPPMRHMRRSSVIDVHHNILPRTARVTVDAQRLIEAAVPLPGAAGLLRLGDADLLLHSACHLFMDGEFDKGLRDLVDIDALLREFSAADAGFWDTLEHRAHALGLARVLFYALRHAERLLASPVPAALPARLQASAAPPAWQLRLMDAVFRRALQPDHASCEHRGSTAARRLLYLRGHWLRMPLPLLVRHLSIKALARPPAPKPARQA encoded by the coding sequence ATGAGTTGGCCAGACGCCCTGCTGATCCAGGTCTTGCGCGACCCCGCCCGTCTGGGCGGCCTGGGCCTGCCCGACTGGGACCTTCTGATCCGCCAGGCGCGCCGCAGCCGCCTGCTGGCCCACCTGGCCCTGCGGGTCCAGGCCCTGGGCCTGACCCCGCCCGAGCCCGCCGCGGCTCATCTGCGCGCCGCGCTGAACGTGGCCGAGAGCCAGCACCGCGCCGTGCTCTGGGAAAACCGCTTCATCGCCCAGGCCCTGGCCGGGCTGCAGATCCCGGTGCTGCTGCTCAAGGGCGGGGCCTATGCCCAGGCCGGCCTGCGCGCGGGCCAGGGCCGCCTGCTCACCGACATCGACATCCTGGTGCCCCTGGCACGCATCGAGGACGTGGAGTCCGAGCTCATCATCCACGGCTGGGAAGGCAGCGAAGAGCTCACAGCCCACGACCAGCGCTACTACCGCGAGTGGATGCACGAGATCCCGCCCATGCGCCATATGCGGCGCAGCAGCGTGATCGATGTGCACCACAACATCCTGCCGCGCACCGCCCGCGTCACCGTGGACGCCCAGCGCCTCATCGAGGCCGCCGTGCCCCTGCCCGGTGCCGCCGGCCTGCTGCGCCTGGGCGACGCCGATCTGCTGCTGCACAGCGCCTGCCATCTCTTCATGGACGGCGAGTTCGACAAGGGCCTGCGCGATCTGGTGGACATCGACGCCCTGCTGCGCGAGTTCAGCGCGGCCGATGCGGGCTTCTGGGACACGCTGGAGCACCGCGCCCATGCGCTGGGTCTGGCACGCGTGCTCTTCTATGCCCTGCGCCATGCCGAGCGCCTGCTGGCCAGCCCCGTGCCGGCCGCGCTGCCGGCGCGCCTGCAGGCCAGCGCCGCGCCGCCGGCCTGGCAGCTGCGCCTGATGGACGCGGTGTTCCGCCGCGCCCTGCAGCCCGACCACGCCAGCTGCGAACACCGCGGCAGCACCGCGGCGCGCCGCCTGCTCTATCTGCGCGGCCACTGGCTGCGCATGCCCCTGCCCCTGCTGGTGCGGCATCTGAGCATCAAGGCCCTGGCCCGGCCGCCGGCTCCCAAGCCTGCCCGGCAGGCCTGA
- a CDS encoding HprK-related kinase A: MRLGALPPQELQARLAAGRLCLRTGPFSLRLQSRLAHVAEAVGLLYAEHPLLPEEGTFFDFHPRVDAQPGLRRWLRPQAQFELDGHRPFSPMALAQAAPMMEWGLNWCVTEHAHQYIVVHAAALERGGRVAVLPAPPGSGKSTLCAALVNRGWRLLSDELALIDPARGLLLPLARPVSLKNRSIEVIRSFAPEARFSAVVHDTLKGSVAHMKPPAESVRRDQEPARLGWIVFPRYQAGAPLRAQALSRARGFMQLLDHAFNYHLHGSRGFECLADMVAPAQSLDFSYSQLDEATRFFERLAADEAPLERAA, translated from the coding sequence GTGAGACTGGGAGCCTTGCCACCGCAGGAGTTGCAGGCCCGCCTGGCCGCCGGGCGCCTGTGCCTGCGCACCGGCCCCTTCAGCCTGCGCCTGCAGTCCCGCCTGGCCCATGTGGCCGAGGCCGTGGGCCTGCTCTACGCCGAGCACCCCCTGCTGCCCGAGGAGGGCACGTTCTTCGACTTCCACCCCCGCGTGGACGCCCAGCCCGGCCTGCGCCGCTGGCTGCGCCCCCAGGCCCAGTTCGAGCTGGACGGCCACCGCCCCTTCAGCCCCATGGCCCTGGCCCAGGCTGCGCCGATGATGGAATGGGGGCTGAACTGGTGCGTCACCGAGCATGCCCACCAGTACATCGTGGTCCATGCCGCCGCCCTCGAGCGCGGCGGCCGGGTGGCGGTGCTGCCGGCCCCGCCGGGCTCGGGCAAGAGCACCCTGTGCGCCGCCCTGGTCAACCGCGGCTGGCGCCTGCTCTCGGACGAGCTGGCCCTGATTGATCCCGCGCGCGGCCTGCTCCTGCCCCTGGCCCGGCCGGTGAGCCTGAAGAACCGCTCCATCGAGGTGATTCGCAGCTTCGCGCCCGAGGCCCGCTTCAGTGCCGTGGTGCACGACACCCTCAAGGGCAGTGTGGCCCATATGAAGCCGCCGGCCGAGAGCGTGCGGCGCGACCAGGAGCCTGCCCGCCTGGGCTGGATCGTGTTCCCGCGCTACCAGGCCGGCGCCCCGCTGCGGGCCCAGGCCCTGTCGCGCGCCCGCGGCTTCATGCAGCTGCTGGACCATGCCTTCAACTACCACCTGCACGGCAGCCGCGGCTTCGAATGCCTGGCCGATATGGTGGCCCCGGCCCAGTCCCTGGACTTCAGCTACAGCCAGCTGGACGAGGCCACCCGCTTCTTCGAGCGACTGGCCGCGGACGAAGCCCCGCTGGAGCGTGCGGCATGA
- a CDS encoding HPr-rel-A system PqqD family peptide chaperone, protein MSGAARWSCLLAENSPIRHWDGEFLVFNPANASTHLIGAPAFEVLQTLRQTPAPLSLAELAERLLGAEAVEDEAFLAELGACLQQFEALGLAETLSA, encoded by the coding sequence GTGAGCGGCGCGGCGCGCTGGTCCTGCCTGCTGGCCGAAAACTCGCCGATCCGGCACTGGGACGGCGAGTTTTTGGTTTTCAACCCCGCCAACGCCAGCACGCACCTGATCGGCGCTCCCGCCTTCGAGGTGCTGCAAACCCTGCGCCAGACCCCGGCGCCGCTGAGCCTGGCCGAGCTGGCCGAGCGCCTGCTGGGTGCCGAGGCGGTGGAAGACGAGGCCTTTCTGGCCGAGCTGGGCGCCTGCCTGCAGCAGTTCGAGGCCCTCGGTCTGGCCGAGACCCTGAGCGCCTGA
- a CDS encoding GGDEF domain-containing protein encodes MSGASLPQPELQELLCRLLEQGHPLLALFDPQDRLRHANAAFRQAYCLDTGAEPCWADIMRDNHRHGHGAVIEADDIEAWLAAVMTRRGKQAHRAFEVDFWDGRWFWIQETLSADGWLLLQGSEITALRQDSRALRQAHVKALRAAETDVLTGLGNRRHVLQQLQQTLPREDAWPLCVVALDLDDFKRINDELGHAAGDEVLRDFARQLQASIRREDGCGRLGGEEFLLILPTAGQGQAASIAERLLQRVRLARPLAEQPARGYSCSAGLAEARWGETVESLLARADAALYRAKATGRDRLVVDGERAG; translated from the coding sequence ATGAGCGGGGCCAGCTTGCCGCAGCCGGAATTGCAGGAGCTCTTGTGCCGCCTGCTGGAGCAGGGCCATCCTTTGCTGGCCCTGTTCGACCCGCAGGACCGGCTGCGCCATGCCAATGCCGCCTTCCGCCAGGCCTACTGCCTGGACACCGGTGCCGAACCCTGCTGGGCCGACATCATGCGCGACAACCACCGCCACGGTCATGGCGCGGTGATCGAGGCCGACGATATCGAGGCCTGGCTCGCCGCCGTGATGACGCGCCGGGGCAAACAGGCCCACCGGGCCTTCGAGGTGGACTTCTGGGACGGGCGCTGGTTCTGGATCCAGGAGACGCTCTCCGCCGACGGCTGGCTGCTGCTGCAGGGCAGCGAGATCACGGCCCTGCGCCAGGACAGCCGGGCCCTGCGCCAGGCTCATGTGAAGGCCTTGCGCGCGGCCGAGACCGATGTGCTCACCGGCTTGGGCAACCGCCGCCATGTGCTGCAACAGCTGCAGCAGACCCTGCCACGCGAAGACGCCTGGCCGCTGTGCGTGGTGGCCCTGGACCTGGACGATTTCAAGCGCATCAACGACGAGCTGGGCCATGCGGCGGGCGACGAGGTGCTGCGCGACTTTGCCCGCCAGCTGCAGGCCAGCATCCGCCGCGAGGATGGCTGCGGCCGCCTGGGCGGCGAGGAATTCCTGCTGATCTTGCCCACGGCCGGCCAGGGCCAGGCCGCCTCCATCGCCGAACGCCTGCTGCAGCGGGTCCGTCTGGCCCGGCCCCTGGCGGAGCAGCCGGCGCGGGGCTATAGCTGCTCGGCCGGCCTGGCCGAGGCGCGCTGGGGCGAGACGGTGGAAAGCCTGCTGGCCCGGGCCGATGCCGCCCTGTACCGTGCCAAGGCGACAGGGCGTGATCGCCTGGTGGTCGATGGCGAGCGCGCGGGCTGA
- a CDS encoding neutral zinc metallopeptidase, which translates to MKWEGQRESDNVEDLRDAGPRRGAGLGGGRGVGLGGLVVALLAAWAFGINPMTVLGLLDGGGLPGPAPAEAPAEPAAKPQDPAGRFVSIVLADTEDVWGAYFSQRQQRYEAPRLVLFRDGTPTACGQGQAAMGPFYCPGDRKVYIDLGFYDTLRERLGAPGDFAQAYVIAHEVGHHLQNLMGISEKLDQARGRVSQREYNALSVRLELQADCFSGVWAHHSQRSKAWLEAGDIEEALNAASRIGDDTLQRQSQGRVVPESFTHGSSAQRVRWFQRGLEQGDIAACDTFKARQL; encoded by the coding sequence ATGAAGTGGGAAGGTCAGCGCGAAAGCGACAATGTCGAGGACCTGCGCGATGCCGGCCCGCGCCGCGGCGCGGGTCTGGGCGGCGGGCGGGGCGTGGGCCTGGGCGGCCTGGTGGTGGCCCTGCTGGCGGCCTGGGCCTTCGGCATCAACCCCATGACGGTGCTGGGCCTGCTGGACGGCGGCGGCCTGCCCGGCCCCGCGCCGGCCGAAGCGCCGGCCGAGCCCGCCGCCAAACCCCAGGATCCGGCAGGGCGCTTTGTCTCCATCGTGCTGGCCGATACCGAGGACGTGTGGGGCGCCTACTTCAGCCAGCGCCAGCAGCGCTACGAGGCGCCGCGCCTGGTGCTGTTCCGCGACGGCACGCCCACGGCCTGCGGCCAGGGCCAGGCGGCCATGGGGCCCTTCTACTGCCCGGGCGACCGCAAGGTCTATATCGATCTGGGCTTCTACGACACCTTGCGCGAGCGCCTGGGCGCACCGGGCGACTTTGCCCAGGCCTATGTGATCGCCCACGAGGTGGGCCACCATCTGCAGAACCTGATGGGCATCAGCGAGAAGCTGGACCAGGCGCGCGGCCGGGTCTCGCAGCGCGAGTACAACGCCCTGAGCGTGCGCCTGGAGCTGCAGGCCGACTGCTTCTCGGGCGTCTGGGCCCACCACTCCCAGCGCAGCAAGGCCTGGCTGGAGGCCGGCGACATCGAGGAGGCCCTGAACGCCGCCTCGCGCATCGGCGACGACACCCTGCAGCGCCAGAGCCAGGGCCGGGTGGTGCCGGAGAGCTTCACCCACGGCAGCAGCGCCCAGCGGGTGCGCTGGTTCCAGCGCGGGCTGGAGCAGGGCGACATCGCGGCCTGCGACACCTTCAAGGCGCGCCAGCTCTGA
- a CDS encoding ABC transporter ATP-binding protein yields the protein MFSWFEKRVDPYPDTPPPQPPQGFFAFVWSATAGMRPLILGMTLLTALFGAFEALLFAMLGSVVDWLSQTAPAELWAKEKGNLLLLGLILVGSIALIGLQAISKYQGLSSNFPMRLRWNFHRHLLGQSMTFFSNEFAGRVSTKVMQTALAVRDCWLIVTDILVFITIYFVTMLGVVGSFDLSLLLPFGLWLLCYLAALRYYVPRLGKAASQQADARSLMTGRITDAYTNISTVKLFSHSNREAQFARGAMQEFLGTAYRQMRLISGFEIVNHALSMLLVASTAGLTLWLWARGEVGVGAVAAATAMALRLNGISHWIMWEMAELFENIGTVQDGITTLSRPVAVLDAADAKPLEVTRGELRFENVSFAYGGKKPVLKNLNLTIHPGEKVGIVGRSGAGKSTLVNLLLRFYDLEGGRILVGGEDIAAVTQESLRANIGMVSQDTALLHRSIRDNILFGNPDASEVEMIEAARKAEAHDFILQLEDQRGRKGYDAHVGERGVKLSGGQRQRIAIARVMLKDAPILVLDEATSALDSEVEAAIQSNLERLMRGKTVLAIAHRLSTIAALDRLIVMDRGRIVEEGTHAELVARGGLYADLWSRQSGGFLGEND from the coding sequence TTGTTCAGCTGGTTTGAAAAACGCGTCGATCCCTACCCGGACACGCCACCCCCGCAGCCCCCGCAGGGCTTCTTCGCCTTCGTCTGGTCGGCCACCGCCGGCATGCGGCCCCTGATCCTGGGCATGACCCTGCTCACGGCCCTGTTCGGCGCCTTCGAAGCCCTGCTCTTCGCCATGCTGGGCTCGGTGGTGGACTGGCTGTCCCAGACCGCCCCGGCCGAACTCTGGGCCAAGGAAAAAGGCAATCTGCTGCTGCTGGGCCTGATCCTGGTGGGCAGCATCGCCCTGATCGGCCTGCAGGCCATCAGCAAGTACCAGGGCCTGTCCAGCAACTTCCCGATGCGGCTGCGCTGGAACTTCCACCGCCATCTGCTGGGCCAGAGCATGACCTTCTTCTCCAACGAGTTCGCCGGCCGCGTCTCGACGAAGGTGATGCAGACGGCGCTTGCGGTGCGCGACTGCTGGCTGATCGTGACCGACATCCTGGTCTTCATCACCATCTACTTCGTCACCATGCTGGGCGTGGTGGGCAGCTTCGACCTCAGCCTGCTCCTGCCCTTCGGCCTGTGGCTGCTGTGCTATCTGGCCGCCCTGCGCTACTACGTGCCGCGCCTGGGCAAGGCCGCCAGCCAGCAGGCCGATGCGCGCAGCCTGATGACCGGCCGCATCACCGACGCCTACACCAATATCAGCACGGTCAAGCTCTTCTCCCACAGCAACCGCGAGGCCCAGTTCGCCCGCGGCGCCATGCAGGAGTTCCTGGGCACGGCCTACCGCCAGATGCGCCTGATCAGCGGCTTCGAGATCGTCAACCACGCGCTGAGCATGCTGCTGGTGGCCAGCACCGCGGGCCTGACCCTGTGGCTGTGGGCGCGCGGCGAGGTGGGCGTGGGCGCAGTGGCCGCGGCCACGGCCATGGCCCTGCGCCTGAACGGCATCTCGCACTGGATCATGTGGGAGATGGCCGAGCTCTTCGAGAACATCGGCACCGTGCAGGACGGCATCACCACGCTCTCGCGCCCGGTGGCGGTGCTGGACGCGGCCGATGCCAAGCCGCTGGAAGTCACGCGGGGCGAGCTGCGCTTCGAGAACGTGAGCTTTGCCTACGGCGGCAAGAAGCCCGTGCTCAAGAATCTGAACCTGACGATTCACCCCGGCGAGAAGGTCGGCATCGTGGGGCGCTCGGGCGCGGGCAAGTCGACGCTCGTCAACCTCTTGTTGCGCTTCTACGATCTGGAAGGCGGGCGCATTCTCGTCGGGGGCGAGGATATCGCGGCCGTGACGCAGGAGAGCCTGCGCGCCAATATCGGCATGGTCAGCCAGGATACAGCGCTGCTGCATCGATCGATCCGCGACAACATCCTTTTCGGCAATCCCGATGCCAGCGAGGTGGAGATGATCGAGGCGGCCAGGAAGGCCGAGGCGCATGATTTCATCCTTCAACTGGAAGACCAGCGCGGCCGCAAGGGCTACGACGCCCATGTCGGCGAGCGCGGCGTCAAGCTCTCCGGCGGTCAGCGCCAGCGCATCGCCATTGCGCGGGTCATGCTGAAGGACGCACCGATCCTCGTTCTCGACGAGGCGACGTCGGCGCTCGATTCCGAAGTCGAGGCGGCGATCCAGTCGAACCTCGAGCGTCTGATGCGCGGCAAGACCGTGCTCGCCATCGCCCATCGCCTCTCCACCATCGCGGCGCTCGACCGGCTGATCGTCATGGATCGCGGCCGTATCGTGGAGGAGGGGACCCATGCGGAACTCGTTGCGCGGGGCGGGCTCTATGCCGATCTCTGGTCCCGTCAGTCGGGCGGCTTCCTCGGCGAGAACGACTAG